The genomic stretch gtagccttatccactgctgaggtTGAATATGTCGttgttgcctcttgttgtgctcaattgctatggatcaaacagcagctggtagattttggcattgaagttggtttcATTCCTATATTATGTTATAACACTAGttctataagtatgacaaagaaccatgttcatcataagaggactaagcacatcgATGTTAggcaccacttcttaagagataactatgagaaaggattaaTATCTATAGAATTTTGtactactgataaacaaattacTGATATCATCACTAAAGCActaagtagagaaaactttgagaggaacaggttggaattagggatgattaagatcacttAATAGGTCCAGCTCAAAATGCacatgaaaaaaaaatttgaatttgttttGGCTAGGAACTCTGAACTTATGTAAATATCTAGTTTAATTCTTACCcagcttcatactttaattagtatactcctatgacatgtgttaatatgactaactgatctcttacaaaaaaTATTCTATTATGGtaatttgaggcatgttcaagagaattctaaatgaagaacgtggttcatcagtatgggttcatctgaaagctgaggtatgttttctatacgctgcacaataaaaaatataaatatttaattcaTGAGCATAAGTCCTATAATTGTTAAATTCTTAGAAAATCCTATCCGTTAGCTTTGAACCAATTCCGTCTGCATAGAATTTTAAACCGaaaaattgcctaaaatctagggaagataTATCGATCATTCAAACCCtggaatttcaggttgattagacctctaattgaccacCGCCAAAAGCTGATGTTACCTATTAAATGTGTATTTCTGTTTAAATACACATCATTTCTTCTGCCATCATCATAATTCCAAACCGTCAAAATTTCTTCTTCACTTTCACTTGCCCTCTTCTACAAAATTCTAATTCACAAATTTTCTCAAGAAACCAACATTCATGACCAACCCACAAGACAATCCTGGAACTCATCCACCACCAACTCTCTCAAATTCATCCACACCTCCTCCACCCAGTACATCTCCAAAAACCAGATTGAAAAGGGTGAAAATGTTTGCTCGAAAGACAGTTGCATCTGGGGTTCTGAGGAAAAAATTAAATGAGAAGCTGAAGGCAAGCTAGGACCAAAACTCTGACTCTAGCTCTTATTCTGAATCATATCAATCCGCTACTGAGGGTGAAGGACCTGAGTCTTCTGACTCTGAAAAGACTCAAGAATCTCCTTCTAAGGTAATTTCTCTTGTGTCTGAAAAtctagaaactaggtttgttctagtTAGGTCTGTTAAGGATGTAGAACTGCCAGGGTCAagaaggagtggaggtaaaaagaattttgaaaaagaaaaagagagagagggtgcatgtggtgaagagaggggaaatgggaTAGGACTAGTGCATGTTATCTGTGGGGTTGCACAAGAAAGGGTATAAGAGAGTGGcaagaagtcagggggaagtggttctgggaaGCTGCTGAGGGGTTGGTTAATTTAAGCACACAGAGAGATGAACATGgttcatctactgaagagaccctagcaAACCTGCTAAGAAAGGTTGGGGCAAGCCATGACCCAAAGAAACGCAGAACTCCCACAGCAAAAGCCCCCAGTGTTCCTAAgccttccaagaaaagaaaggcttcacCCCCATTAACCACTCAATTTCCTTTACCAAaggttagagttaacttgaagttgttgcaacagTTGAAGCTGTGTGCCACAACatgattagagttaatccttaggtttacaaagtgttttttgtaaatgttgttttggctcagcGATTTTAGTGGAGGTTttggaaaatcctactgagtagtaggtcgtgtttttttcactttttaagccaggtgttttccacgtaaaaatctttgtgttttttattttctgtatttttattccgcaaacagtagtagttggaacacctagaaggACCAGGTCCTTCCATAGTTAAGTTAAgtaaaaattgggtaccacacaaatcaccccccccccctcttgtgtggtattgacgtttaaagcatcactcgcaaatgcgagcctgacCTCCGCAATTGCGACCAATTGATCACAATTGTGATCCCTGCCATTCCCAATCtccctttgcaaatgcgaatgAAAAATCACAAGTGTGAACACTGCTAGCCCAACTTCTCCTCTCAAATGTGAGAATTAGCTCGCTAATGCGGATGCCTCAAAGGTCGCGATTACGATGCCTGATCTCGTAAATGCGAGATAGTTACACCAACAAATTTTTCCAAGTTCAAATAACTCCGAAGCCcatttgaaactcacccgagccttcggggctccaaaccaaacatgcacacaagtcttaaaagatcatacaaacttgcttgcGCAATCAAATCgcaaaaataacacctagaactacgaatttagcaccaaatcgaatgaaattctcaagaacactttgaaatttctattttctcaaacGGATGTCCAAATCATGTCAAACCAATTCCGtttttcatcaaatttcacagacaagtcttaaatattatattgaaccTGTACCAGGCTTCGGAACAAAAATAAGACCtaataccaacaagatcaaacacttaaaatttcataaaaaccaATTCAGACTcccaatttttaacaaaaattcataactcgagcTAAGGACCTCCAATTCCGATTCTGGGCATacactcaagtcccatattttgatacggacccaccgggactgTCAAAATAGGAATCTggatccgtttaccaaaaatgttgaccgaagtcaactcaaatgaagtttttaAGCAAAACTCCCTATTTTTATCAACGTTCAACACAAAAAATTTCTGGAAACACGCCCGGTCTATGCACGAAAATCGAGGAGGAATAAAAATGAgttttttaaggccttggaacatagaatttagttttaattcATAAGATGActtatcgggtcatcacattctccacctctgaaacaactgttcatcctcgaacgaaaaTAGAAAAGTACTTAGGCTAGTAAAAAGGCAGGGATATTTACTCTGTATGtctgactcggactcccaagttgcctcctcaACCTGATGACCTTGCCATTAAACCTTaattgatgcaatgttctttgacctcagctttcgaacctacctgtccaaaatagccattggctcctcaacataagatagatccttgtccaactggacagaacTTAAATCCAACACTTCAGACGGATCACTgtaatacttccgaagcatagaaacatggaatagcGGATGAACTCCTGCTAAACTGGGAGGCAAggtaagctcataagcaacctccccaacgtGATACAACACCTCAAAAAGATCAATAAACcatgggctcaacttgcccttctttccaacctcataatgcctttcataggcgaaacccggaGCAAAACCCGCtcccaaccatgaatgccacatcacgaaccttccagtctgcataactcttctgtctagactgggttgtgcgaagtctatcctgaatcaccttaaccttttccaaggcattctgaaccaagtctgttcccaGTAATCTAGCCTCGCCCTTCTCGAACCAACCTATTGGGCACCGATAACGCCTACCATATAGAGCCTTATACAGCGCCATccgaatgctggactgatagctgttgttttAGGCAAACTCCGCAATTGGCAAAAaatgatcccaagaacctccaaactccatcacacatgcacggcgcatatcctcaagaatctgaatagtgcgctcggacagCCCAtcagtctgagggtgaaatgctatgctcaactccacccgagtacccaactcctattgtacggctctccagaaccgtgatttTAACTATGTACCACAGTCAaagatgatagataccggcacaccatgaagtctgacaatctctcggatataaattcGATCCAGCTGCtcggaagaataagtagtcatcacAGGAATTAAATGAGTTGACTTGGTTAGtctgtccacaatcacccaaactgcatcaaacattCGCTGAGTCGATGGGATTCCAAttacgaaatccatagtgattcactcccatttccactccggaatctctaaccTCTAAAGCAACCCACCGGGTCGTTGATGCTCATGCTTCACCAGCTGGAAATTTAGGCACCGAGgaacatactccactat from Nicotiana sylvestris chromosome 12, ASM39365v2, whole genome shotgun sequence encodes the following:
- the LOC138882987 gene encoding uncharacterized protein, whose translation is MALYKALYGRRYRCPIGWFEKGEARLLGTDLVQNALEKVKVIQDRLRTTQSRQKSYADWKVLYHVGEVAYELTLPPSLAGVHPLFHVSMLRKYYSDPSEVLDLSSVQLDKDLSYVEEPMAILDRTPDATVFRANIFTLFNLVFGDVLGGGGVDEFERVGGG